A window of the Thalassoglobus sp. JC818 genome harbors these coding sequences:
- a CDS encoding YCF48-related protein: protein MAQDMDVAWPARLTVTILGVIMHFVGVAHAQLPAQHTLPSAKAPISPMQDDASLNEVKFVGEKNGWAVGDQGTVWKSTDGGQSWSLIPTVAGVNDYSFQSICFLTDQVGWIAGGTIDPVGGQTRGLVLKTQDGGKSWSVISSQQLNYVKTIRFFDFDHGIVVGERSIDAPAGILETEDGGQTWTAVNATSNARWNDGAFFDMRNGLVVGPLGQQSILANGTLTYGNATSSHLQSLNDVTIDSNGNAWLAGDGGLVLASSNRGVSWEIPESDLSREFKKFTDFQGVAQVDSKVWIVGSPGSVIWHSADAGKSWTPQGTGDPTPLTSVHFVNETDGIAVGLLGRISRTTDGGATWYPVRGDNRRVASWSVHAYTSRTPIEFLNRWSGESGYRTATTILTRSDIGPDAHANDASNLRLKHAVLKSGGNTSEIHWSLPLEIPGLKSSQPDLIKEWTSIHDQQLPQIVLGSLVARIRTYRPDLILLDEAPQEDATTELLHNAILTAIQQAADPSRYPEHRLAGLPVWQVQKVVMQRAPGSQGHFTQDAFEVLPNLGTTLDIASANAKSLLETTRTSQPQSVSYDVIWSASDSKNSRATLFGDLQIPIDTAARRALPAVRTEVFDELIAQSQHRRHISSISQHAMQSDASGGQLIGQLGSMMRPLNQEQAARQLADLALQFRMNGEWDLAEQVYTQLLQDYSNEPCARQSILWLVPFWTSSELGWQRLKSISATDITASTDRSILQANFQYLSELSDRVTTPDSIEEDLKLLQDPSTQTSQARVPTLGNSPMAVLGNSERGNQLQMRQTRWQELAGVVAEAAMESSPQLNSVDDLQFTLAALYRKTNKSKRADAIYNRYLQRLNPDDPWYVAAQGEASLLKRGALSPKPMLNCKMTSFPPVLDGELTDPCWAEAIEVPLDSTHQAEAFIGTEGQSRRTQRSPQLRPIAFFSHDEEYFYFAMSIPKHTEVPYAETQTTGRPRDGSLERFDRISIQIDTDRDYSTFYEFEVDQRGWTRERCWDDLGFDPNWFVATHQDRDSWTVEAAIPLSELAPPELTFGQTWAVGVTRIVPAKQVQTWTGAGGEIPLAPKFGLMNLISAPVTN, encoded by the coding sequence ATGGCGCAGGACATGGATGTCGCTTGGCCAGCACGCCTGACCGTAACAATTCTCGGCGTGATCATGCACTTCGTCGGTGTGGCGCACGCACAACTTCCAGCACAGCACACCCTCCCCTCCGCGAAAGCGCCCATTAGCCCGATGCAGGACGATGCTTCACTCAACGAAGTGAAATTCGTCGGCGAGAAAAACGGCTGGGCAGTTGGCGATCAAGGAACAGTCTGGAAATCGACCGACGGCGGCCAATCATGGTCTCTAATCCCGACCGTCGCCGGAGTGAATGACTATTCCTTTCAGAGCATCTGCTTCCTGACCGATCAGGTCGGGTGGATCGCTGGAGGCACAATTGATCCAGTTGGTGGTCAAACGCGCGGGCTTGTTCTAAAGACGCAAGATGGAGGAAAGTCCTGGAGCGTCATCTCGAGCCAACAGCTCAACTATGTGAAGACCATCCGCTTCTTTGATTTCGATCACGGCATTGTCGTCGGCGAACGCTCGATCGATGCACCTGCCGGGATTCTTGAAACAGAAGATGGCGGGCAAACCTGGACAGCAGTCAACGCAACATCGAACGCCCGTTGGAATGACGGTGCCTTTTTCGACATGCGGAACGGACTGGTCGTCGGTCCGCTCGGCCAGCAATCGATCCTCGCCAACGGAACACTGACCTACGGCAACGCGACATCCAGCCACTTGCAGTCGCTCAATGACGTCACCATCGATTCAAACGGGAACGCGTGGCTGGCCGGCGATGGTGGTCTCGTTCTCGCCAGTTCGAATCGAGGAGTCTCATGGGAAATCCCCGAAAGTGACCTTTCCAGGGAATTCAAGAAGTTCACCGACTTTCAGGGAGTCGCGCAGGTTGACTCGAAAGTCTGGATCGTCGGCTCACCGGGCTCAGTCATCTGGCACTCGGCAGACGCAGGCAAATCGTGGACACCGCAAGGAACAGGCGATCCGACGCCGCTGACATCCGTCCACTTCGTCAACGAAACGGACGGCATTGCCGTTGGACTTCTCGGACGCATTTCTCGAACAACAGACGGTGGAGCGACATGGTATCCCGTCCGTGGAGATAACAGACGAGTCGCCAGTTGGTCCGTTCATGCTTACACAAGTCGCACACCGATCGAGTTTCTGAATCGATGGAGCGGAGAGTCCGGGTATCGCACAGCGACAACCATCCTGACCAGATCCGACATTGGCCCAGATGCTCACGCTAATGACGCCAGCAACTTGCGTCTCAAGCATGCTGTCCTCAAGTCGGGAGGCAACACATCCGAAATTCACTGGAGCCTACCGCTCGAAATCCCCGGTCTCAAATCGAGCCAACCAGATTTAATCAAGGAGTGGACCTCCATTCACGATCAGCAATTGCCGCAGATCGTTCTGGGAAGTCTCGTAGCACGCATCCGAACATACCGTCCTGATCTCATTCTTCTGGATGAAGCACCACAGGAAGACGCAACGACTGAACTGCTCCACAATGCGATCCTGACAGCCATTCAGCAAGCTGCAGATCCCTCCCGATACCCGGAACACAGACTCGCGGGACTCCCCGTCTGGCAAGTCCAGAAAGTGGTGATGCAACGAGCTCCCGGCAGTCAGGGCCACTTCACACAGGATGCTTTCGAGGTCCTCCCCAATCTTGGAACAACTCTCGATATCGCGAGTGCCAACGCGAAGTCGCTGCTGGAAACGACGCGCACCTCGCAACCTCAATCGGTCTCCTATGACGTCATCTGGTCAGCTTCCGATTCCAAGAATTCAAGAGCAACTCTGTTCGGCGACCTGCAGATTCCCATCGACACAGCTGCGCGTCGGGCACTTCCGGCTGTCCGCACTGAAGTATTTGATGAACTGATCGCTCAGTCACAACATCGCCGGCATATTTCGTCGATTTCGCAACATGCCATGCAATCCGATGCATCCGGTGGCCAACTGATCGGACAACTCGGCTCGATGATGCGGCCGCTCAACCAGGAACAAGCTGCCCGACAACTTGCTGATCTGGCTCTTCAGTTTCGCATGAATGGCGAATGGGACCTCGCCGAGCAAGTCTACACCCAACTGCTGCAGGACTACTCGAATGAACCGTGTGCCAGACAATCGATCTTGTGGTTGGTCCCTTTCTGGACGAGTTCGGAGTTGGGCTGGCAACGTCTCAAGTCCATCTCGGCGACCGACATCACAGCTTCGACGGATCGTTCAATCCTTCAGGCGAACTTTCAGTATCTGTCTGAACTCTCAGATCGAGTCACAACACCTGACAGCATCGAAGAAGACCTGAAGCTGTTGCAAGACCCTTCCACACAAACCAGCCAGGCCCGCGTTCCAACTCTTGGAAATAGTCCGATGGCTGTTCTCGGCAATTCAGAGCGTGGGAATCAATTGCAAATGCGCCAGACGAGGTGGCAGGAATTGGCTGGAGTTGTTGCCGAAGCGGCCATGGAATCATCGCCGCAGTTGAACTCGGTCGACGACCTGCAATTCACGCTCGCTGCCCTCTACCGAAAGACGAACAAGAGCAAGCGAGCCGACGCGATTTACAATCGATATCTCCAGCGTCTGAATCCCGACGATCCATGGTATGTCGCTGCTCAGGGAGAAGCATCGCTTTTGAAGCGAGGCGCGCTTTCGCCGAAGCCGATGCTGAACTGCAAGATGACATCTTTCCCACCAGTGCTCGATGGAGAATTGACGGACCCCTGCTGGGCAGAAGCGATTGAAGTCCCGCTCGATTCCACTCATCAGGCGGAAGCATTCATTGGAACCGAAGGACAATCACGACGGACTCAGCGATCGCCACAGCTTCGCCCAATTGCTTTCTTTTCTCACGATGAAGAGTACTTCTATTTCGCGATGAGTATTCCGAAACACACGGAAGTTCCGTACGCAGAGACTCAAACCACTGGCCGTCCGCGAGATGGCTCGCTGGAACGATTCGACAGGATCTCGATTCAGATCGACACAGACCGCGACTACTCCACGTTCTATGAATTCGAAGTCGACCAGCGAGGCTGGACACGAGAGCGATGCTGGGACGATCTTGGATTCGATCCCAACTGGTTCGTCGCAACTCATCAGGACCGCGATAGCTGGACCGTCGAAGCAGCGATCCCTTTG